From the genome of Pelomonas sp. SE-A7, one region includes:
- the sbcB gene encoding exodeoxyribonuclease I — protein MQDLSFYWHDYETFGRVPRRDRPAQFAGIRTDEQLNEIGEPLMVYCQPPTDSLPDPESCLLTGILPQLCAEQGLREHEFAAAIEDQLARPGTVGLGYNSIRFDDEVTRFLFWRNLRDPYAREWQNGCGRWDLLDVVRCAYALRPDGIQWPRHEDGRPSFKLEHLTVANGLLHEAAHDALSDVRATIALARLLRDKQPKLWEFCLKLRKKEAVWAEIGVGKPFLHVSGMYGPERGCIALVWPLAPHPTNKNELVVWDCSVDPTELLTLNASTIRERMFTRQDDLPEGVTRLPIKSIHVNKSPVVIANLKTLSPAMAERWGLDIEQGLGHAQLLMEKGRLLDGLWGEVFQRPGGEGGADVDEDLYGGFLSPDDRRALQRLLGMTPEQIAQRAAEGKLTFQDGRLEELVFRWRARNFAETLSGEERQRWQAHCAARLHRGEGGAQTLQAFFEKVDALSETADERGQDILGALYDWAEQIAPPA, from the coding sequence ATGCAAGACCTGAGCTTCTACTGGCACGACTACGAGACCTTCGGCAGGGTGCCGCGCCGCGACCGGCCGGCCCAGTTCGCCGGCATCCGCACCGATGAGCAGCTGAACGAGATCGGCGAGCCGCTGATGGTGTACTGCCAGCCGCCGACCGACAGCCTGCCCGACCCCGAGTCCTGCCTGCTGACCGGCATCCTGCCCCAGCTCTGCGCCGAGCAGGGCTTGAGAGAACATGAGTTCGCCGCCGCCATCGAAGACCAGTTGGCAAGACCCGGCACCGTGGGCCTGGGCTACAACAGCATCCGATTCGACGACGAGGTCACGCGCTTTTTGTTCTGGCGCAATCTGCGCGATCCCTATGCCCGCGAATGGCAGAACGGCTGCGGCCGCTGGGACCTGCTCGACGTGGTGCGCTGCGCCTATGCGCTGCGGCCGGATGGCATCCAGTGGCCCAGGCACGAGGACGGCCGGCCTTCGTTCAAGCTGGAGCACCTGACCGTGGCCAACGGCCTGCTGCACGAGGCGGCCCACGATGCACTGTCCGACGTGCGCGCCACCATCGCCCTGGCCCGGCTGCTGCGCGACAAGCAGCCCAAGCTCTGGGAGTTCTGCCTCAAGCTGCGCAAGAAGGAGGCGGTCTGGGCCGAGATCGGCGTGGGCAAGCCCTTTCTGCATGTCTCGGGCATGTATGGGCCGGAGCGCGGCTGCATCGCCCTGGTCTGGCCGCTGGCCCCGCATCCGACCAACAAGAACGAGCTGGTCGTGTGGGACTGCAGCGTTGATCCCACCGAGTTGCTGACGCTCAATGCCTCCACCATCCGCGAGCGCATGTTCACTCGCCAGGACGACTTGCCCGAGGGCGTGACGCGCCTGCCCATCAAGTCCATCCACGTCAACAAGTCGCCGGTCGTGATAGCCAATCTGAAGACGCTGTCGCCGGCCATGGCCGAGCGCTGGGGGCTGGACATCGAGCAGGGCCTGGGCCATGCCCAGCTGCTGATGGAAAAGGGCCGCCTGCTGGACGGGCTCTGGGGCGAGGTGTTCCAGCGCCCCGGCGGCGAGGGCGGGGCCGATGTGGACGAGGACTTGTACGGCGGCTTCCTGAGCCCCGATGACCGCCGGGCCCTGCAACGCCTGCTGGGCATGACGCCGGAGCAGATCGCCCAGCGTGCCGCCGAGGGCAAGCTGACGTTCCAGGACGGCCGGCTCGAGGAACTGGTGTTCCGCTGGCGGGCCCGCAACTTCGCCGAGACCCTGTCCGGCGAAGAGCGCCAGCGCTGGCAAGCGCATTGCGCCGCGCGGCTGCATCGGGGCGAGGGCGGGGCGCAGACCCTGCAAGCTTTCTTCGAGAAGGTCGATGCGCTCAGCGAAACGGCCGACGAGCGCGGCCAGGACATCCTGGGCGCGCTCTACGACTGGGCCGAACAGATCGCACCGCCGGCCTGA
- a CDS encoding prolyl oligopeptidase family serine peptidase, with translation MIKRRTLLEAGLGLAAGAAANGSAVAATDSTRQLLPLADFARRPMMEQLALSPDGKLIAAIVNDGARSLLVTRTADDGPVSVVLATDNLEFMINWLAWVNPTRLLVSLGFYTVREKGTVGQVEITESRLMAVDADGKNMINLVKPRGVMARGLKWAWHQDNVVDMLPDDHDHILMALPARDDMAEPSVFKVNVYTAERSTYAGMRSEVFDWLTDGQHRVRIGIGHTTQGERTVWACDIDGGNWRLLSKTAAFEAEALNPLGFGLDPQQLYVTAKFEGLDAVFTLDLGKEDAKPVLKLADDRYELSGSLIRDKRGEAVGIRMRVFTGGASFYWDPAFRDLQASLDASLPDQANALFSHDRAGQQFVVRSAGKGRPERFYLARFGDKPSLRLLADSYPELSEQALGKRLSFRMKARDGLPLHGYLTRPAGKLAEPYPLVVLPHGGPQSADTAGFDSWAAFLADRGYLVLQLNFRGSTGYGQAHLEAGLRRWGLEMQEDLEDGVAELVRLGRADPKRVAIIGSSYGGYAALMGVIKTPALYRGAFAVAPVTDLVMLCDDIVGMARKEVVRRQIGHARDDRARLEATSPCLHADRIQVPVVLVHGTVDRQVEYQYSVKMAAALKKAGKPHQFIKLDRGDHPLSHVPHRVQVLQAMERFLEEVMPKA, from the coding sequence ATGATCAAGCGCAGGACTCTTCTCGAGGCCGGCCTCGGCCTGGCTGCCGGCGCGGCGGCAAACGGCAGCGCAGTCGCCGCCACCGATTCGACACGACAACTGTTGCCGCTGGCTGACTTCGCGCGGCGGCCCATGATGGAGCAACTGGCACTGTCACCGGATGGCAAGCTGATCGCGGCCATCGTCAACGATGGCGCGCGGAGCCTGCTGGTGACCAGAACGGCCGATGACGGACCGGTGTCGGTCGTGCTGGCAACAGACAACCTAGAGTTCATGATCAATTGGCTGGCCTGGGTCAACCCCACCCGCCTGCTGGTCAGCCTGGGGTTCTATACGGTGCGCGAGAAGGGCACGGTCGGGCAGGTCGAGATCACCGAGAGCCGGCTGATGGCGGTGGACGCCGACGGCAAAAACATGATCAACCTGGTCAAGCCTCGCGGTGTTATGGCGCGCGGCCTGAAATGGGCCTGGCATCAGGACAACGTGGTCGACATGCTGCCCGATGATCACGATCACATCCTGATGGCCCTGCCGGCCAGGGACGACATGGCCGAGCCCTCGGTCTTCAAGGTCAATGTCTACACGGCAGAGCGCAGCACCTATGCCGGCATGCGCAGCGAGGTCTTCGACTGGCTCACGGATGGGCAGCATCGCGTGCGCATTGGGATCGGTCACACCACGCAAGGCGAGCGCACCGTCTGGGCCTGCGACATCGACGGGGGCAACTGGCGGCTGCTGAGCAAGACAGCGGCGTTCGAAGCCGAGGCCCTGAATCCGCTGGGCTTCGGCCTCGATCCGCAGCAGCTGTACGTGACTGCCAAGTTCGAGGGCCTGGACGCGGTGTTCACGCTGGACCTGGGCAAGGAAGACGCCAAGCCTGTGCTCAAGCTGGCCGACGATCGCTATGAGCTGAGCGGCAGCCTGATACGCGACAAGCGAGGCGAGGCCGTCGGCATTCGAATGCGGGTCTTCACGGGAGGGGCCAGCTTCTACTGGGATCCTGCCTTCCGCGACCTGCAGGCGTCGCTCGACGCCTCGCTGCCCGATCAGGCCAACGCCCTTTTCAGCCACGACCGCGCAGGCCAGCAGTTCGTCGTGCGCTCGGCCGGCAAGGGCCGGCCCGAGCGTTTCTATCTCGCCCGCTTCGGCGACAAGCCCAGCCTCCGCCTGCTGGCAGACAGCTACCCTGAACTGTCAGAGCAGGCACTCGGCAAGCGGCTGAGCTTCCGCATGAAGGCACGCGATGGCCTGCCCTTGCACGGCTATCTGACCCGGCCCGCAGGCAAGCTGGCCGAACCCTATCCCCTGGTGGTGCTTCCTCATGGCGGTCCGCAATCGGCCGACACGGCCGGCTTCGACAGCTGGGCCGCCTTCCTCGCCGACCGCGGCTACCTGGTGCTCCAGCTCAACTTCCGCGGTTCCACCGGCTACGGCCAGGCACACCTGGAGGCCGGCCTGCGGCGCTGGGGCCTGGAAATGCAGGAGGACCTGGAAGACGGCGTGGCCGAGCTGGTCCGGCTCGGCCGGGCCGACCCCAAGCGGGTCGCCATCATCGGCTCCAGCTACGGTGGCTACGCAGCGCTGATGGGCGTGATCAAGACGCCGGCCCTGTACCGCGGTGCGTTTGCCGTCGCGCCCGTGACCGACCTGGTCATGCTCTGCGACGACATCGTCGGCATGGCCCGCAAGGAGGTCGTGCGCCGCCAGATCGGCCATGCCCGTGACGACCGTGCCCGCCTGGAGGCGACCTCGCCCTGCCTGCATGCCGATCGGATCCAGGTGCCCGTGGTCCTGGTTCATGGCACGGTGGATCGCCAGGTCGAGTACCAGTACTCGGTCAAGATGGCCGCGGCACTCAAGAAGGCGGGCAAACCGCATCAGTTCATCAAGCTGGACCGTGGCGACCATCCGCTCAGCCATGTTCCGCATCGGGTGCAGGTGCTGCAGGCGATGGAGCGATTCCTGGAGGAGGTCATGCCCAAGGCCTGA
- a CDS encoding amidohydrolase family protein: MKTITMKRHLLATALLALTASVAQANPNVPPPAQSKPLLITNATLNTVSGPVVSNGRMLVEGGRIKAIGGAELQAPAGAQVIDLQGRQVYPGMVSANTVMGLVEVSAVRATVDTAETGAVNPNARALVAINADSDIIPVTRASGVLTVLSVPQPRAGIGLVAGTSALVQLDGWNWEDMALRPEVGLHVTLPTMRSANSLFATGTDSPRDELRRTVNAKLKQLDEVFEMAAAYAKAKAADPKTALDTRWEAMLPVVRGERPVFVDADDRWQIRQALDLAERFKLKLAIVGGADSAALAGELKARDVAVVIGSVNRLPLRRDDDVDAIYRLPGELARAGVRFCIAREDRDPSNERNLGFEAGQAVAHGLNADEALKAITLYPARILGAEKELGSLEVGKYATFFVADGSPLDIRSAVQRIFIQGREIELKDKQTGLRDKYQQRYHAH; the protein is encoded by the coding sequence ATGAAAACGATCACCATGAAGCGCCACCTGCTGGCCACTGCACTGCTCGCCCTGACGGCCTCCGTCGCGCAGGCCAACCCAAATGTGCCGCCGCCTGCGCAGAGCAAGCCGCTCCTGATCACCAACGCCACGCTGAACACGGTCAGTGGCCCGGTGGTGAGCAATGGCCGCATGCTGGTTGAAGGCGGCCGCATCAAGGCCATTGGCGGCGCCGAGCTGCAGGCCCCGGCCGGCGCCCAGGTGATAGACCTGCAGGGCCGCCAGGTCTATCCCGGCATGGTCTCGGCCAACACGGTGATGGGCCTGGTCGAGGTCAGCGCCGTGCGCGCCACGGTGGACACGGCCGAGACCGGCGCCGTCAACCCGAACGCCCGCGCCCTGGTGGCCATCAATGCCGACAGCGACATCATCCCGGTGACCCGCGCCAGCGGCGTGCTGACCGTGCTCTCGGTGCCGCAGCCGCGCGCCGGCATAGGCCTGGTGGCCGGCACCTCGGCCCTGGTGCAGCTGGACGGCTGGAACTGGGAAGACATGGCCCTGCGACCCGAAGTCGGCCTGCATGTGACCCTGCCGACGATGCGCAGCGCGAACAGCCTGTTCGCCACCGGCACCGACTCGCCGCGCGACGAACTGCGCCGCACGGTCAATGCCAAGCTCAAGCAGTTGGACGAGGTGTTCGAGATGGCAGCGGCCTATGCCAAGGCCAAGGCCGCCGACCCAAAGACCGCGCTGGACACCCGCTGGGAAGCCATGCTGCCGGTGGTGCGGGGCGAGCGCCCGGTCTTCGTCGATGCCGACGACCGCTGGCAGATCCGCCAGGCCCTGGACCTGGCCGAGCGCTTCAAGCTCAAGCTGGCGATCGTCGGCGGCGCCGACTCGGCCGCCCTTGCCGGCGAGCTGAAGGCACGTGACGTGGCCGTGGTGATCGGCTCGGTCAACCGCCTGCCGCTGCGCCGCGACGACGATGTGGATGCGATCTACCGCCTGCCCGGCGAGCTGGCCCGTGCCGGCGTGCGCTTCTGCATCGCCCGCGAAGACCGCGACCCGTCCAACGAGCGCAACCTTGGCTTCGAGGCCGGCCAGGCCGTGGCCCATGGCCTGAATGCCGACGAGGCGCTGAAGGCGATCACGCTCTACCCGGCGCGCATCCTCGGCGCCGAGAAGGAGCTGGGTTCACTGGAGGTGGGCAAGTACGCCACCTTCTTTGTGGCCGACGGCAGCCCGCTGGACATCCGCAGCGCCGTGCAGCGCATCTTCATCCAGGGCCGCGAGATCGAGCTGAAGGACAAGCAGACCGGTCTGCGCGACAAGTACCAGCAGCGCTACCACGCGCATTGA
- a CDS encoding PBP1A family penicillin-binding protein: MTAEASRRFPWPQFLSARGFTPGRVALILGGLIALFILLLGIAAALVYPNLPDLDKLTDYHPKQPLRVYTSDGQLMAEFGAERRRYLTLDQIPKRTKDALLAVEDAEFYRHDGISFTGIARAVVNNLSNPFAERKKGGGSTITQQLARDMYLTKRQPYSRKFVEILLALKIETQLSKDQILEIYMNHIYLGQRAYGFAAASEAYFGKPLDQLSQAETAMLVGLPQNPYYANPISNFQRAKRRQLIVLERMADVRVISPEDHEAAKKERLHIRSAQDQRLHAEYAAEMARQVVFAKYGEEAYTRGINVYTSLVAEQQQAAYKGLRKTLMDYERRKAYRGPEGFVELPDDGSEEDGVIGHALIEHPDNDELRAAVVTSVAPGKLKASLQSGDDISISGEGLRPVQAALSEKARDSLRIRRGSIIRVLRGAPTKAEPQGAWQVAQSPEAEGAFVALEPGTGKVHALVGGFDFAKNKFNHVSQAWRQPGSSFKPLVYSAALEQGLTPDTVVNDAPITIGDWEPKNYESQYDGPLTVRQALAKSKNMVTVRVMQMLGAAKVRDWAGRFGLDVDKQPDNLTLGLGSGSVTPLQMAQAYAVIANGGYRVAPLLIEKITDSKGQVLFEAKPEPLTEEQRAIPERNAFVTASLLQEVARSGTAARAQGALRRPDIYGKTGTTNDAVDAWFVGFQPGLVAAVWIGHDNPKPMGDRESGGGLALPAWIDFMSVALRGVPVAELQPPAEGLVRQGAGWVFEEYAGEAGIRSIGLDSAPPAAPASAPG; the protein is encoded by the coding sequence ATGACCGCTGAAGCATCCCGTCGTTTTCCCTGGCCCCAGTTCCTGTCAGCGCGCGGCTTCACGCCAGGGCGCGTCGCCCTGATCCTCGGCGGCCTGATCGCCCTGTTCATCCTCTTGCTGGGCATCGCAGCGGCCCTGGTCTACCCCAACCTGCCGGACTTGGACAAGCTGACCGACTACCACCCCAAGCAGCCGCTGCGGGTCTACACCAGCGATGGCCAGCTGATGGCCGAATTCGGCGCCGAGCGCCGCCGCTACCTGACGCTGGACCAGATCCCCAAGCGCACCAAGGACGCGCTGCTGGCGGTCGAGGACGCCGAGTTCTACCGCCACGACGGCATCTCGTTCACCGGCATTGCCCGGGCCGTGGTCAACAACCTGTCCAACCCCTTCGCCGAGCGCAAGAAGGGCGGTGGCTCGACCATCACCCAGCAGCTGGCGCGCGACATGTACCTGACCAAGCGTCAGCCCTATTCGCGCAAGTTCGTGGAGATCCTGCTGGCGCTCAAGATCGAGACCCAGCTGAGCAAGGACCAGATCCTCGAGATCTACATGAACCACATCTACCTGGGGCAGCGGGCCTACGGCTTTGCCGCCGCCTCGGAGGCCTATTTCGGCAAGCCGCTGGACCAGCTCAGCCAGGCCGAGACCGCCATGCTGGTGGGTCTGCCGCAGAACCCCTACTACGCCAATCCGATCAGCAATTTCCAGCGCGCCAAGCGCCGCCAGCTGATCGTGCTGGAGCGCATGGCCGACGTGCGCGTGATCAGCCCCGAGGATCACGAGGCCGCCAAGAAGGAGAGGCTGCACATCCGCTCGGCCCAGGACCAGCGCCTGCATGCCGAGTACGCGGCCGAGATGGCCCGCCAGGTGGTGTTCGCCAAGTACGGCGAAGAGGCCTACACCCGCGGCATCAATGTCTACACCAGCTTGGTGGCCGAGCAGCAGCAGGCCGCCTACAAGGGCCTGCGCAAGACCCTGATGGACTACGAGCGCCGCAAGGCCTATCGCGGGCCCGAGGGCTTCGTCGAGCTGCCCGACGACGGCAGCGAGGAAGACGGCGTGATCGGCCATGCGCTGATCGAGCATCCGGACAACGACGAGCTGCGCGCCGCCGTCGTCACCTCGGTGGCGCCGGGCAAGCTCAAGGCCAGCCTGCAGAGCGGCGACGACATCAGCATCAGCGGCGAAGGCCTGCGCCCGGTGCAGGCCGCGCTGTCGGAGAAGGCGCGCGACAGCCTGCGCATCCGCCGCGGCTCCATCATCCGCGTGCTGCGCGGCGCACCGACCAAGGCCGAGCCGCAGGGCGCCTGGCAAGTGGCCCAGTCGCCCGAGGCCGAAGGCGCCTTCGTCGCGCTGGAGCCGGGCACGGGCAAGGTCCATGCGCTGGTGGGCGGCTTCGACTTCGCCAAGAACAAGTTCAATCACGTCAGCCAGGCCTGGCGCCAGCCGGGCTCCAGCTTCAAGCCCCTGGTCTACTCGGCCGCGCTGGAGCAAGGCCTGACCCCCGACACCGTGGTCAACGACGCGCCCATCACCATAGGCGACTGGGAGCCCAAGAACTACGAGAGCCAGTACGACGGCCCGCTGACGGTGCGCCAGGCCCTGGCCAAGTCCAAGAACATGGTCACGGTGCGGGTGATGCAGATGCTGGGCGCGGCCAAGGTGCGCGACTGGGCCGGCCGCTTCGGCCTGGACGTGGACAAGCAGCCCGACAACCTGACCCTGGGCCTGGGCTCGGGCTCGGTCACGCCGCTGCAGATGGCGCAGGCCTATGCCGTGATCGCCAACGGCGGCTACCGCGTGGCACCGCTGCTGATAGAGAAGATCACCGACAGCAAGGGCCAGGTCTTGTTCGAGGCCAAGCCCGAACCGCTGACCGAGGAGCAGCGCGCCATTCCCGAGCGCAATGCCTTCGTCACGGCCAGCCTGCTGCAGGAGGTCGCACGCAGCGGCACAGCGGCGCGCGCACAGGGAGCGCTGCGCCGCCCCGACATCTATGGCAAGACCGGCACCACCAACGATGCGGTCGATGCCTGGTTCGTCGGCTTCCAGCCCGGCCTGGTGGCGGCGGTCTGGATAGGCCATGACAACCCCAAGCCCATGGGCGACCGCGAGTCCGGCGGCGGCCTGGCCCTGCCCGCCTGGATCGACTTCATGAGCGTGGCCCTGCGCGGCGTGCCGGTGGCCGAGCTCCAGCCGCCGGCCGAGGGCCTGGTGCGCCAGGGCGCCGGCTGGGTGTTCGAGGAATACGCCGGCGAGGCCGGTATCCGCAGCATAGGGCTGGACAGCGCGCCGCCGGCCGCGCCAGCATCGGCACCGGGCTGA
- a CDS encoding nuclear transport factor 2 family protein: MRLKTVPLLLMTMATLASTAALAQDLEALKRQVWNTECEFAASMAKRDLAGFERLLADNTLFFSGPKPLHGKAAVKQFWQRFYEGAEAPFRWEPDQVEVLADGTLAHSTGPVWNPKGELTGRFFSVWRQEAPGRWRIVMDRGGPPTEADKARAEAPRAQCAW, encoded by the coding sequence ATGCGCTTGAAGACCGTTCCGCTGCTGCTGATGACGATGGCAACGCTCGCCTCGACGGCGGCCCTGGCCCAGGACCTGGAGGCGCTGAAGCGCCAGGTCTGGAACACCGAATGCGAATTCGCCGCCTCGATGGCGAAGCGCGACCTGGCCGGCTTCGAGCGGCTGCTGGCCGACAACACCCTGTTCTTCAGCGGGCCCAAGCCTCTGCATGGCAAGGCCGCCGTCAAGCAGTTCTGGCAGCGCTTCTACGAGGGCGCCGAGGCGCCGTTTAGGTGGGAGCCCGACCAGGTCGAGGTGCTGGCCGACGGAACCCTGGCTCATTCCACCGGGCCGGTCTGGAATCCCAAGGGCGAGCTGACCGGCCGCTTCTTCTCGGTCTGGCGCCAGGAGGCACCGGGCCGCTGGCGCATCGTGATGGACCGCGGCGGCCCGCCGACCGAAGCCGACAAGGCGCGCGCCGAGGCCCCCCGCGCTCAATGCGCGTGGTAG
- a CDS encoding beta-ketoacyl-ACP synthase III, translating into MNQVVISGTGIYVPPHTISNEELVAAFNAYVDLQNAEHAEAIAAGSQAALTHSSVEFIEKASGIKQRYVIEKGGVLDPARMYPRFQERADDELSLMAEIAVVAAKDAMAQAGKTGADIDAVLCSSANMQRAYPAMAIEIQQAIGAGGYGFDMNVACSSATFAIEQAVNAVKSGTANCVLVLNPEITSAHLEWKDRDCHFIFGDVCTAVIVERADTATSQDQWEILGTKLVTQFSNNIRNNFGFMNRMEDSDPNGRDKTFRQEGRKVFKEVVPMAAAHIEAHLASQQIEPTAVRRYWLHQANLGMNQLVIKKLVGGEAGSDVAPLILDEFANTASAGSIIAFHRHRADLKSGELGVICSFGAGYSIGSVIARKR; encoded by the coding sequence ATGAACCAAGTCGTCATCAGCGGCACCGGCATCTATGTGCCGCCGCACACCATCAGCAACGAAGAACTGGTCGCCGCCTTCAATGCCTATGTGGACCTGCAGAACGCCGAGCACGCCGAGGCGATTGCGGCCGGCAGCCAGGCGGCGCTGACGCATTCCAGCGTCGAGTTCATCGAGAAGGCCTCGGGCATCAAGCAGCGCTACGTGATCGAGAAGGGCGGCGTGCTGGACCCGGCGCGCATGTACCCGCGCTTCCAGGAGCGCGCCGACGACGAGCTGTCGCTGATGGCCGAGATTGCCGTCGTGGCCGCCAAGGACGCCATGGCGCAGGCCGGCAAGACCGGCGCCGACATCGATGCCGTGCTCTGCTCCAGCGCCAATATGCAGCGCGCCTACCCGGCCATGGCCATCGAGATCCAGCAGGCGATTGGCGCCGGCGGCTATGGCTTCGACATGAACGTGGCCTGCTCCTCGGCCACCTTCGCCATCGAGCAGGCGGTCAATGCGGTGAAGAGCGGCACGGCCAACTGCGTGCTGGTGCTCAACCCCGAGATCACCTCGGCCCACCTGGAGTGGAAGGACCGCGACTGCCACTTCATCTTCGGCGACGTCTGCACCGCCGTGATCGTGGAGCGCGCCGACACGGCCACTTCGCAGGACCAGTGGGAGATCCTGGGTACAAAGCTGGTCACCCAGTTCTCGAACAACATCCGCAACAACTTCGGCTTCATGAACCGGATGGAAGACAGCGACCCGAACGGCCGCGACAAGACCTTCCGCCAGGAAGGCCGCAAGGTGTTCAAGGAAGTCGTGCCCATGGCGGCCGCCCATATCGAGGCCCACCTGGCCAGCCAGCAGATCGAGCCCACGGCCGTGCGCCGCTACTGGCTGCACCAGGCCAACCTGGGCATGAACCAGTTGGTGATCAAGAAGCTGGTCGGCGGCGAAGCCGGCTCGGACGTGGCGCCGCTGATCCTCGACGAGTTCGCCAATACGGCCTCGGCCGGTTCCATCATCGCCTTCCACCGCCACCGCGCCGACCTCAAGTCGGGCGAGCTGGGCGTGATCTGCTCTTTCGGCGCCGGTTACTCCATCGGCAGCGTGATTGCCCGCAAGCGCTGA
- a CDS encoding transporter, with protein MNSKHLAIPLLALLLGGAARADDVLITDRPGLVESSSTVGKGRLQLETSLAFARDKSGGSTARLRSTPTLFRIGTGEDWELRIETDGALRSRLTESGMSQRASGYADTALGLKWHVQDGDEASGKPGLAWLFHLDMDSGSAAFRGQGLRPSVRLTAEWELPRDWSAGLIGGLYRDRVESGRHFTGAILGGSLGFALNEAWHGYVELAGEQLASQRHGGKTITAGAGVTWLLAKALQLDLSFSRGVNKAAPDFAWALGLSTRF; from the coding sequence ATGAACAGCAAGCACCTGGCGATCCCCCTGCTGGCCCTGCTGCTTGGCGGCGCGGCCCGCGCCGACGATGTATTGATCACCGACCGGCCCGGCCTGGTCGAATCGAGCAGCACCGTCGGCAAGGGCCGCCTGCAGCTGGAGACCAGCCTGGCCTTTGCTCGCGACAAGAGTGGTGGCAGCACGGCGAGGCTGCGCTCCACACCAACACTCTTTCGCATAGGCACGGGCGAAGACTGGGAACTGCGAATAGAGACCGACGGTGCCCTGCGCTCGCGCCTCACCGAATCGGGCATGAGCCAGCGGGCCAGCGGCTATGCCGATACCGCGCTGGGCCTCAAATGGCATGTGCAGGATGGCGATGAGGCGAGCGGCAAGCCCGGCCTCGCGTGGCTGTTTCACCTGGACATGGACAGCGGCTCGGCGGCCTTCCGCGGCCAGGGCCTGCGGCCCTCGGTGCGCCTGACGGCCGAATGGGAGCTGCCGCGCGACTGGTCGGCGGGCCTGATAGGCGGGCTCTACCGCGACCGCGTCGAGTCGGGGCGGCACTTCACCGGCGCCATCCTGGGCGGAAGCCTGGGCTTCGCCCTGAACGAGGCCTGGCATGGCTATGTGGAACTGGCCGGCGAGCAGCTGGCCTCGCAGCGCCATGGCGGCAAGACCATCACGGCCGGCGCCGGAGTGACCTGGCTGCTCGCCAAGGCCCTGCAGCTGGACCTGTCGTTCTCGCGCGGTGTCAACAAGGCCGCGCCGGACTTCGCCTGGGCGCTAGGCCTGTCGACACGCTTCTGA